Proteins encoded in a region of the Flavobacteriales bacterium genome:
- a CDS encoding tetratricopeptide repeat protein, translating into MGKEKKTSAEPDRKGIPKHWIWIGVILVITWWAYLPSLKNSFVNWDDPKYLLENHLVWDLKADNVKELFFGKELKGRSYVPLSQLSFAIENWVIKPDYTNLDRFYEYAHPLHVTNLLLHLINTLLVFVLFRKLFNGSLLPAGIVSLFFGIHPMHVESVAWITERKDVLFTLFFLWSALAWLRYVDEGRQKSFVKSIVLFLLALLAKSAAVTLPVVLALIVYWRNGKWTKKDILNLVPFLLLGLLHGVVTVIAAQSVNTIASTQAFTLMERIMFASYGTVMYLIKLIVPYGLTNYYPYPNLVDGHLPGIFYIAPVVVITLFVLVGLSFKRTRVFIFGFLFFMGTAALTLQLVPVGPNIMCERYTYVPYLGLFFIVAYGVYWMTQQGEKYKGFQRMSLVVLGIGAACFTWITHERCKVWENSEILWNDVIAKYQYQVPVAYKNRGNYYGKRKIFDKALADYNIFLQLKQDDAGIYVNRGNINGLRGNHDQAMQDFSYAISIDPDNADALINRGITHSIKGEYDKAIEDYTRAFQAEPAKWLDIFQNRGFTYIQVGRFEEGVKDFTAVLNAIPGNYKSWFYRGVAYFNLGKYQEALNDFNQAIQRNPNDGPSYYNRSLTYSRMNQKALALQDALRAKELNHNVSDEYIQNLR; encoded by the coding sequence ATGGGCAAGGAAAAGAAAACATCTGCGGAACCTGACCGCAAAGGAATCCCGAAGCATTGGATCTGGATAGGTGTCATTTTGGTGATTACCTGGTGGGCATACCTGCCATCTCTGAAGAACAGTTTTGTGAACTGGGACGATCCCAAGTATCTGCTGGAAAACCATCTGGTATGGGACCTGAAGGCCGACAATGTAAAGGAGCTTTTTTTTGGCAAGGAGCTGAAAGGGCGATCTTACGTACCCCTGTCACAGCTGTCATTTGCCATTGAGAACTGGGTCATCAAACCTGATTATACCAACCTCGACCGGTTTTACGAATACGCCCATCCGCTTCATGTGACCAATCTTTTACTGCATTTGATCAATACCTTGCTGGTATTTGTTTTGTTCCGGAAGTTATTCAACGGAAGTTTGCTGCCTGCGGGGATTGTGTCCCTGTTCTTCGGTATTCATCCGATGCATGTGGAATCGGTGGCCTGGATCACTGAAAGAAAGGATGTGTTGTTTACGCTCTTCTTCCTGTGGTCGGCACTGGCCTGGCTGCGATATGTAGATGAAGGGAGGCAGAAGTCTTTTGTGAAATCCATCGTTCTGTTTCTGTTGGCGCTTCTTGCCAAATCAGCTGCCGTGACATTGCCGGTGGTTCTAGCCTTGATCGTATACTGGCGCAATGGCAAATGGACCAAAAAGGATATTCTGAATCTGGTTCCCTTCCTGTTGTTAGGATTGTTGCACGGTGTGGTGACAGTGATTGCCGCTCAGTCGGTTAACACCATTGCTTCAACCCAGGCATTCACGCTGATGGAACGGATCATGTTCGCATCATACGGGACAGTCATGTATCTGATCAAACTGATTGTACCCTATGGTCTCACCAATTACTATCCCTATCCCAACCTGGTTGACGGCCATTTACCCGGCATATTCTACATAGCTCCCGTGGTGGTCATTACACTCTTTGTATTGGTCGGGTTGTCTTTCAAACGCACCCGTGTGTTCATCTTCGGTTTTCTGTTTTTCATGGGGACGGCGGCGCTTACCTTGCAACTGGTTCCCGTCGGGCCGAACATCATGTGCGAACGCTATACCTATGTGCCATACCTAGGGCTGTTTTTCATCGTGGCATATGGCGTTTACTGGATGACACAACAGGGCGAGAAATACAAGGGTTTTCAACGCATGTCCCTGGTGGTACTCGGCATCGGTGCGGCTTGTTTTACATGGATCACACATGAACGTTGTAAGGTGTGGGAGAACAGTGAGATATTGTGGAATGACGTGATTGCCAAATATCAGTATCAGGTGCCTGTTGCGTATAAGAACAGGGGAAATTATTACGGGAAGAGGAAGATATTTGACAAGGCCCTTGCCGATTACAACATCTTTCTGCAGCTCAAGCAGGACGATGCAGGTATTTATGTGAACCGTGGAAATATCAACGGTCTTCGTGGAAACCACGATCAAGCCATGCAGGATTTTTCCTATGCCATCTCGATTGATCCCGATAACGCTGATGCACTTATCAACCGGGGTATCACCCATTCCATCAAGGGGGAATACGACAAAGCCATTGAAGACTATACCAGGGCATTTCAGGCAGAACCTGCCAAGTGGCTGGACATTTTTCAGAACCGTGGATTTACATACATTCAGGTAGGCCGGTTTGAAGAGGGTGTCAAAGATTTTACGGCGGTGTTAAACGCCATCCCGGGTAATTACAAATCCTGGTTCTACAGGGGGGTGGCATATTTCAATCTCGGTAAATACCAGGAGGCGTTGAACGATTTCAACCAGGCCATCCAGCGAAACCCCAATGACGGTCCCAGCTATTACAACCGGTCCCTTACATACAGCAGGATGAATCAGAAGGCGTTGGCGTTGCAGGATGCATTGAGGGCCAAAGAACTCAACCACAACGTAAGTGACGAATACATTCAAAATTTGAGATAA
- a CDS encoding methyltransferase domain-containing protein, giving the protein MRKEHIGHDLDDVAATLAHRDILLKKPFLKKLYEEWYGGFLKRLKEAPEGDTVEIGSGGGFLKDMAPFVITSDIQDIPHCDKTFAAEELPFAPGTLNGIFMLNVLHHIPNVDAFLEKARETLKRDGIIYMVEPATTLWSRWVYTRLHHEPFDPSAKTWTFPSSGPMSGANGALPWIIFNRDRKLFEEKYPTLTIERISLSTPFRYLMSGGFSYKSLVPHSTFRLFTLAEALGKPLFPWLAMFQMIVIRKNA; this is encoded by the coding sequence TTGCGAAAAGAACATATCGGACATGACCTGGATGATGTGGCCGCTACCCTGGCACACCGTGACATCCTGCTAAAAAAGCCTTTCCTGAAAAAGCTTTATGAAGAATGGTATGGTGGTTTTTTGAAACGGTTGAAAGAAGCCCCTGAGGGTGATACGGTGGAGATCGGTTCGGGTGGAGGCTTTCTGAAAGACATGGCGCCTTTTGTGATCACATCCGATATACAGGATATTCCGCATTGCGATAAAACATTTGCCGCAGAGGAACTTCCTTTTGCTCCGGGGACCCTCAATGGTATTTTTATGCTGAATGTGTTGCATCATATCCCGAATGTTGATGCTTTTCTGGAAAAAGCCCGGGAAACGCTCAAGCGCGACGGGATCATCTACATGGTTGAGCCGGCCACCACCCTATGGAGCCGCTGGGTTTATACCAGGCTGCATCATGAGCCGTTCGATCCTTCCGCGAAGACATGGACATTTCCGTCGTCCGGACCTATGTCCGGCGCAAACGGAGCTTTACCGTGGATCATCTTTAACCGCGACCGCAAGTTATTTGAAGAAAAATACCCCACCCTGACCATTGAACGTATCTCCCTTTCGACCCCGTTCAGATACCTCATGAGTGGCGGGTTTTCATACAAGTCTTTGGTGCCACACTCGACTTTTCGTTTATTTACGCTGGCAGAAGCCCTGGGCAAGCCTCTTTTCCCCTGGCTGGCCATGTTTCAAATGATTGTTATCCGAAAAAATGCCTGA
- a CDS encoding glycosyltransferase, with the protein MPESTESPASPNIFHSHFEKFADRYPAYRRRFKYYWSALLNFFNYYIHEENSVLEIGCGSGETLASLKGHSRTGIDFSEAMIAKARERHPDLTFHVMDAANIKLDQKYDVVVLSNVIGYFSNVQDVMESVRGVCHDRTRILVSYYNFLWEPALEVGEWLGLKKKSPRQNWLSEMDIRNILTLSGFECYRSTRGMLLPVNIPVVSWILNKYIATLPIFRMFCLNKYLCARPVPVKAADNKYSTTVVIPARNESGNIEDALKRMPVFGKSVEVIFVEGNSTDDTWQKIQDVCKAYEGPCKLVYTRQEGKGKGDAVRKGYSMATGDILMILDADLTVPPEELPKFYDALASGKGEFINGSRLVYPMEKQAMRFLNLLGNKFFSMVFTWILNNPIKDSLCGTKVLLREDYEKLAANRHFFGDFDPFGDFDLLFGAHKLNLKIIDLPIRYRERTYGDTNISRFSHGFLLLRMCVYAAQKIKFRVI; encoded by the coding sequence ATGCCTGAGTCAACGGAATCACCTGCATCCCCGAATATTTTCCATTCGCATTTCGAGAAATTTGCGGACCGCTATCCTGCATACCGCCGTCGGTTTAAGTATTACTGGTCTGCCCTTTTGAATTTCTTCAACTATTACATTCATGAGGAGAACTCCGTACTGGAGATCGGTTGCGGAAGCGGAGAAACGCTGGCAAGCCTGAAAGGGCATTCGCGTACAGGGATCGATTTCAGTGAGGCCATGATCGCCAAAGCCAGGGAGCGTCATCCCGATCTGACATTTCATGTGATGGATGCGGCCAACATCAAACTGGATCAGAAGTATGACGTGGTCGTACTGTCAAACGTAATCGGGTATTTCTCGAACGTTCAGGATGTGATGGAGTCGGTGAGGGGGGTATGTCATGATCGCACCCGCATCCTGGTTTCATATTATAATTTTTTGTGGGAGCCGGCACTGGAAGTAGGCGAGTGGCTGGGGTTGAAAAAGAAGAGTCCCCGGCAGAACTGGCTTTCCGAAATGGATATCAGGAACATCCTGACCTTGTCCGGCTTTGAATGTTATCGCTCAACCCGTGGTATGTTGTTACCCGTGAACATACCGGTGGTTTCGTGGATTTTGAACAAGTATATCGCCACACTTCCCATCTTTCGGATGTTCTGTCTGAACAAATATTTGTGCGCGCGACCTGTTCCGGTAAAGGCGGCGGACAATAAGTATTCAACCACAGTGGTGATCCCGGCCAGGAACGAGAGTGGTAATATCGAGGATGCACTCAAGCGCATGCCGGTATTTGGAAAGTCGGTGGAGGTGATCTTTGTGGAAGGAAACAGCACGGATGATACCTGGCAAAAGATCCAGGATGTATGTAAGGCGTATGAAGGGCCCTGTAAGCTGGTATATACCAGACAAGAAGGCAAGGGCAAGGGAGATGCAGTCAGGAAGGGCTATTCTATGGCCACGGGAGATATCCTGATGATCCTGGATGCGGACCTGACGGTTCCACCGGAAGAACTGCCGAAGTTTTATGATGCCCTGGCAAGCGGAAAGGGAGAATTCATTAATGGCTCCCGGTTGGTTTACCCTATGGAAAAACAGGCCATGCGCTTCCTGAATCTTCTTGGCAACAAATTCTTCAGCATGGTATTCACGTGGATTCTGAATAATCCGATCAAGGACAGTCTGTGTGGCACCAAGGTGCTCTTAAGGGAAGATTATGAGAAATTGGCGGCGAACAGGCACTTTTTCGGTGACTTTGATCCATTCGGTGATTTTGATCTTCTGTTTGGTGCACACAAATTGAACCTGAAGATCATAGACCTGCCTATCCGATACCGCGAACGTACATATGGCGATACGAACATATCCCGTTTCTCACACGGGTTTTTGCTACTGCGCATGTGTGTATACGCAGCTCAAAAAATAAAATTCAGGGTGATTTAA
- a CDS encoding cold shock domain-containing protein produces the protein MQNGTVKFYNTEKGFGFITQSDSGKDVFFHVSGLVDKIADGDAVTYEVVDGDRGKKAVNVRLDRPA, from the coding sequence TTGCAAAATGGTACCGTGAAGTTCTATAACACGGAGAAAGGTTTCGGATTCATTACCCAATCCGACTCAGGAAAAGACGTTTTCTTCCATGTAAGCGGTCTGGTGGATAAAATTGCTGACGGAGATGCCGTAACTTACGAGGTTGTGGACGGTGACCGGGGCAAAAAAGCCGTTAACGTACGGCTCGACAGGCCTGCCTAA
- a CDS encoding tetratricopeptide repeat protein: protein MNLFFRYPIIAFVLLSLLLYGQTIFYGYVLDDYLFITGNQFTLKGFSGIPDIWTHDVFTGVYGESLNRYRPLSATFFAIQYQLLGLQPGLGHLVNILLYAVTAWLIYRLVNRLNIPGSEWISMVSALLFLVHPLHTEVVANIKSLDEILSLLFSLMALLVALKPGFRHKWLAALYLFIAMTAKESAITFVALIPFSLWAFGKEKPSDSMKAAVPMVIAAVGYLTMRISFVGFGDAASQAYDVMFNPFLLASPAEKWASILANTMRYLGLLVWPHPLSFDYSYHQIPYSGWSDLLPWLSIIVWGGLALFGWRQWKKDRIMAYGIVWYIITFSVASNIVVNTGTPLAERFLYTPSVGFSVLTAALLHRLKTSKENATRMAWLVTGLIMCLGLFKTWHRNPAWASNLSLYGTDSKHAPNSALIRMFYGMELNAVAGDNKNDPRMQEAIAELTAATQINPKFHHAWYNLGMVYQKMGLHEQAVTCFRNVLQLQPSHINTHYSIALSLGNGLGRVDEALPYMERLVNEFHSDKPEHMTGLGILYGMKNDYEQAIGTLLRGIQKHPDDAKLNFNLAITYYNKGETEPANFYFSRAFALDPSLKK from the coding sequence GTGAACCTATTTTTTCGATACCCCATTATTGCCTTTGTCTTATTGAGTTTGCTCCTGTACGGACAGACAATTTTCTATGGCTACGTGCTGGATGACTACCTCTTCATCACCGGAAATCAGTTCACCCTCAAAGGTTTTTCGGGCATCCCGGACATCTGGACGCACGATGTCTTCACCGGCGTTTATGGTGAATCGCTGAACAGATATCGTCCGCTATCGGCTACCTTCTTTGCCATCCAATACCAGCTGTTGGGATTGCAACCCGGATTAGGGCACCTCGTCAACATCCTGCTGTATGCGGTCACCGCCTGGTTGATCTACCGACTGGTTAATCGCCTTAACATTCCGGGAAGTGAATGGATATCCATGGTCAGTGCATTGCTGTTTCTTGTACACCCGTTGCACACAGAAGTGGTTGCCAATATTAAAAGTCTGGATGAAATCCTTTCCCTTCTCTTTTCGCTGATGGCCTTGCTGGTGGCATTAAAACCCGGATTCCGACATAAGTGGCTTGCCGCCCTATACCTGTTCATTGCGATGACGGCCAAGGAAAGTGCCATCACCTTCGTGGCCCTCATCCCCTTCTCACTCTGGGCCTTTGGAAAAGAAAAACCTTCAGACAGTATGAAGGCCGCCGTTCCCATGGTGATCGCTGCGGTGGGTTATCTGACCATGCGTATATCCTTTGTGGGCTTCGGAGATGCTGCATCTCAGGCATATGATGTGATGTTCAATCCTTTTTTACTGGCCAGTCCGGCAGAAAAATGGGCCTCCATTCTGGCTAACACCATGCGTTATCTTGGCTTGCTGGTATGGCCTCATCCATTGTCCTTTGATTATTCGTATCATCAGATTCCATATTCAGGATGGTCGGACCTTTTACCATGGCTTTCGATTATTGTGTGGGGCGGACTGGCATTGTTCGGATGGCGTCAATGGAAGAAAGACCGCATTATGGCCTACGGGATCGTGTGGTATATCATCACTTTTTCGGTAGCATCCAACATCGTGGTTAATACCGGAACGCCTTTGGCAGAGCGATTTCTATACACTCCATCGGTTGGGTTCTCTGTTCTGACAGCCGCCTTATTACACCGTTTAAAAACCTCTAAGGAGAATGCCACCCGGATGGCCTGGCTTGTGACCGGTTTGATCATGTGCCTCGGACTGTTTAAGACCTGGCACCGGAACCCCGCATGGGCAAGCAACTTAAGTTTGTATGGTACCGATAGCAAACATGCGCCAAACAGCGCTTTGATTCGCATGTTCTATGGCATGGAGTTGAACGCAGTAGCGGGAGATAACAAAAATGATCCGAGAATGCAGGAGGCCATTGCGGAGCTTACAGCGGCTACACAGATCAACCCCAAATTCCATCATGCCTGGTATAACCTGGGCATGGTTTATCAAAAAATGGGGCTACATGAACAAGCGGTGACCTGCTTCAGGAATGTGCTTCAACTGCAACCCAGTCATATCAATACCCATTACAGTATTGCTTTGTCACTGGGGAATGGCCTGGGGCGGGTGGATGAAGCCCTGCCATATATGGAGCGGCTTGTAAACGAATTTCACAGTGATAAGCCGGAACACATGACGGGGCTGGGGATACTCTACGGGATGAAAAATGACTATGAACAGGCGATAGGTACTTTGTTGAGGGGGATCCAAAAACACCCGGACGATGCCAAACTGAACTTTAATCTGGCCATCACTTATTACAACAAGGGGGAAACAGAGCCCGCTAACTTCTATTTCAGTCGCGCCTTTGCCCTTGACCCAAGCTTGAAAAAGTAA
- a CDS encoding glycosyltransferase family 2 protein: MLSGKKIVVVMPAYNASKTLEQTYREIPMDVVDEVVLVDDASPDETAQEATRLGIRHVIRHPSNRGYGGNQKTCYDKALELGADIVIMIHPDYQYTPKLVIAMASIIANDVYPVVLGSRILGKGALKGGMPLYKYIANRLLTFVQNLLLGEKLSEYHTGYRAFGKEVLEHISYHKNSDDFVFDNQMLSQIVMAGYEIAEVTCPTKYFKGASSINFSRSVTYGLGVLRTSLSHFLHSAGLVRNDLYTTRTGKQG, translated from the coding sequence GTGCTGTCAGGAAAAAAAATCGTAGTTGTCATGCCGGCGTATAACGCCAGCAAAACCCTTGAGCAAACCTATCGGGAGATTCCGATGGATGTGGTCGATGAGGTGGTGCTGGTGGATGATGCGAGTCCCGATGAAACAGCCCAGGAAGCAACACGCCTCGGGATCCGGCACGTGATACGTCACCCTTCCAACCGTGGGTATGGAGGCAATCAGAAAACCTGCTACGACAAGGCATTGGAGCTGGGCGCGGATATTGTGATCATGATCCATCCGGATTACCAATACACACCCAAGCTGGTGATCGCCATGGCCAGTATCATCGCGAATGATGTCTACCCTGTGGTATTGGGCAGCCGCATTCTCGGCAAGGGAGCACTGAAGGGAGGAATGCCGCTTTACAAATACATCGCCAACCGCTTGCTGACCTTTGTTCAGAATTTGCTTCTGGGAGAAAAGTTAAGTGAGTATCATACCGGCTACCGGGCGTTTGGCAAAGAAGTACTTGAGCACATTTCTTACCATAAGAACTCTGATGATTTTGTGTTTGATAACCAAATGCTGTCACAAATTGTGATGGCCGGGTATGAGATTGCCGAGGTAACGTGCCCGACCAAGTATTTCAAAGGAGCCTCCTCCATTAATTTCAGTCGCAGTGTGACCTATGGTCTGGGGGTGCTACGTACGTCGCTGAGTCATTTTCTTCATTCAGCGGGCTTGGTTCGCAATGACCTGTACACGACCAGAACCGGAAAACAAGGATGA
- a CDS encoding class I SAM-dependent methyltransferase, with amino-acid sequence MIASEPQCVFCHGHACANLFPTTDIAGDTYDVFSCEDCGAWFLYPYPTSEQLNAAYDDSYYGEEDEKFEGMVERVLDYFRHNRAKRLAKWIPKHGAVLDLGCGSGGFLDALSSCGSYKLFGIERPGKAAERASRIPNLKLKTGELEAHDFPAASLDAVTLFHVIEHLPEPVKYLKIISNILKPGGVLMISYPNAGSRQAAWFKGRWLHLDPPRHLWLMPPDSLTKALEPLGFSLESEHHFSIEYNPFGYQQSILNIFFKKRELLYEYLKGNKDYTADQPGWLLRLMKLGYILTFPLFMLMDMVDALGKRGGTVYLVFRKTGSNTASTGK; translated from the coding sequence ATGATAGCATCCGAACCACAATGTGTGTTTTGTCATGGGCATGCCTGCGCCAACCTGTTTCCGACAACGGATATTGCCGGTGATACTTATGATGTGTTCTCCTGTGAGGATTGCGGTGCATGGTTTCTCTATCCGTATCCGACATCTGAGCAACTGAATGCGGCGTATGATGATAGCTACTATGGAGAAGAGGACGAGAAATTCGAAGGGATGGTTGAACGGGTGCTGGATTACTTCAGGCATAACCGTGCCAAGCGGTTGGCAAAATGGATTCCGAAACATGGTGCTGTTCTGGATCTTGGTTGTGGAAGCGGTGGCTTTCTGGATGCGTTATCTTCCTGCGGATCATATAAACTGTTTGGGATAGAGCGACCGGGAAAAGCAGCAGAACGGGCCTCAAGAATCCCTAATCTCAAACTTAAAACCGGCGAACTGGAGGCGCATGATTTTCCTGCTGCCAGTCTGGATGCCGTGACCTTGTTTCATGTGATTGAACATCTTCCGGAACCCGTCAAGTACCTGAAAATCATCTCGAACATTTTAAAGCCGGGAGGCGTGTTGATGATATCATACCCGAATGCGGGCAGCAGGCAGGCAGCGTGGTTCAAAGGCAGGTGGTTGCACCTGGACCCGCCCAGGCATTTGTGGCTGATGCCACCGGATTCACTGACCAAAGCACTGGAGCCTCTCGGGTTTTCACTGGAGTCAGAACATCATTTCAGTATCGAGTATAACCCTTTCGGATATCAGCAGAGTATTCTGAATATTTTCTTCAAAAAGAGGGAATTGCTATACGAATATCTGAAAGGAAATAAAGATTACACTGCCGATCAGCCGGGTTGGTTACTTAGGTTGATGAAGTTGGGTTATATCCTCACCTTTCCGTTGTTTATGTTGATGGATATGGTGGATGCACTGGGGAAGAGGGGCGGTACCGTTTATTTGGTTTTCCGAAAGACCGGCTCCAACACTGCCTCCACAGGAAAGTGA
- a CDS encoding endonuclease/exonuclease/phosphatase family protein: MKKRRPVRFLLITLHVLLGAALILAVFSPQISPKTLWPFAFLGLFYPILLASNLILSIYWAIRRDRFFLPALGIFILGCSPLGQFIQVGYADSDDVSDGHEQIRVMSYNIRLFDYYNWTNRKETKDSMLLFLEQDQADIFCFQEFFAQDTTIHITEAEVIKRLGKARHAHIEYTAYVEKHKQHFGIATFSAYPIVNKGVISSEKSSNNICIFTDVVMHHDTVRIYNMHLQSIHFQAKDYQFLEKLEEGEGQLEDSKRIVSKLRDAFVRRARQAEQIHGHMQQCPYPMIVCGDFNDSPISYAYRTISDGLQDSFLEKGYGWGKTYAGIFPGVRIDYILHNDYFRTTGFQIMPKRYSDHFPVEAVLEPVFRKTK; this comes from the coding sequence TTGAAAAAAAGACGCCCCGTTCGTTTTCTCCTGATCACGCTGCATGTGCTGCTTGGTGCCGCATTGATCCTGGCCGTTTTCTCCCCGCAGATTTCACCCAAAACACTTTGGCCGTTTGCTTTCCTCGGGCTCTTCTACCCCATCCTGCTTGCGTCTAATCTGATCCTGAGCATTTATTGGGCCATCAGGAGAGACCGGTTCTTTCTTCCTGCCCTTGGGATATTTATCCTGGGCTGCAGTCCGCTGGGCCAGTTTATTCAGGTGGGTTACGCAGACTCAGATGATGTGTCGGATGGCCATGAACAGATCAGGGTGATGTCTTACAACATTCGCCTGTTTGACTATTACAACTGGACAAACCGGAAGGAGACCAAAGACAGCATGCTTCTTTTCCTGGAACAGGACCAGGCGGATATCTTCTGTTTCCAGGAATTCTTCGCGCAGGATACCACCATTCACATTACGGAAGCCGAGGTGATCAAACGCCTGGGAAAAGCCAGGCATGCACATATTGAATACACCGCCTACGTTGAGAAACACAAACAACACTTTGGCATCGCCACATTCAGCGCCTACCCCATTGTGAACAAAGGCGTGATCTCCTCGGAGAAATCATCCAACAACATTTGCATATTCACGGATGTGGTCATGCATCATGACACGGTTCGCATTTATAACATGCACCTGCAATCTATCCACTTCCAGGCAAAGGACTACCAGTTCCTCGAGAAACTTGAAGAAGGTGAAGGCCAGTTGGAAGATTCCAAACGCATCGTTTCCAAACTGAGGGACGCTTTTGTCAGAAGAGCACGGCAGGCAGAACAGATCCACGGGCACATGCAGCAATGTCCTTACCCCATGATCGTTTGCGGTGACTTTAATGACTCCCCTATTTCATATGCTTATCGCACCATCTCAGATGGCTTGCAGGATTCATTTCTCGAAAAAGGGTACGGATGGGGGAAAACGTATGCCGGTATTTTTCCGGGGGTAAGGATAGACTACATCCTTCACAATGACTATTTCAGGACAACGGGATTTCAGATCATGCCCAAAAGGTATTCGGATCACTTTCCTGTGGAGGCAGTGTTGGAGCCGGTCTTTCGGAAAACCAAATAA
- a CDS encoding rhomboid family intramembrane serine protease, translated as MAHLVDEIKSSFRSGNVITRLIMVNLAVFLVCLLARLIFVFGLQDKAEAHEAFLSFISWIAVPYDIVELLFKPWTLITHMFVQYDFWHLFWNMILLFMFGKIFMSILGQSKILAVYVYGGFAGVALSMIFHYAFPGLPIGNSAIGASAAICAVMFMITATVPNYELNFILIGPVKIKYILLVLVVFDLLNIANLDNMGGHVSHLGGSAFGYWFFLRDRQGKNPAGGFNRLISVFSPRKGKRSNLRKTPGGKRRFVPDEDYNLEKKSKEEELNAILDKIGKSGYESLSKDEKDKLFRYSQDQ; from the coding sequence ATGGCTCATCTGGTTGACGAAATAAAAAGTTCTTTCCGGTCGGGAAATGTGATCACCCGGCTGATCATGGTGAACCTGGCCGTGTTTCTGGTCTGCCTCCTGGCCAGACTTATTTTCGTTTTTGGACTGCAGGATAAAGCCGAAGCCCACGAAGCATTTCTTTCATTCATTTCCTGGATCGCTGTACCATACGACATAGTTGAACTTCTGTTCAAACCGTGGACCCTCATCACCCATATGTTTGTACAGTATGACTTCTGGCACCTGTTCTGGAATATGATCCTGCTGTTTATGTTCGGAAAGATTTTCATGAGCATCCTTGGTCAATCAAAGATCCTGGCTGTTTATGTCTATGGAGGATTCGCAGGAGTGGCATTGTCCATGATCTTTCATTATGCCTTCCCGGGCCTTCCCATTGGGAACAGCGCCATCGGTGCTTCCGCCGCGATATGCGCCGTTATGTTTATGATCACCGCAACGGTACCGAATTACGAACTTAATTTTATTCTTATAGGACCCGTCAAGATCAAATACATTCTTTTGGTACTGGTGGTTTTTGACTTACTGAACATTGCCAATCTGGATAACATGGGCGGACATGTTTCTCATCTCGGAGGTTCCGCTTTCGGTTATTGGTTTTTCCTGAGAGACCGGCAGGGAAAAAATCCGGCCGGCGGGTTCAACCGGTTGATTTCGGTATTCAGTCCACGCAAAGGCAAACGTTCGAATCTGAGAAAGACCCCTGGAGGGAAACGACGTTTTGTGCCTGACGAGGATTATAACCTGGAGAAGAAAAGCAAAGAAGAAGAACTGAATGCCATACTGGACAAGATCGGAAAGTCAGGCTATGAAAGCCTGAGCAAAGACGAGAAAGACAAATTGTTCAGATATAGCCAGGACCAATAA